In the Aromatoleum bremense genome, one interval contains:
- a CDS encoding DUF4433 domain-containing protein: MEWIIGLFVVWLIGEMTGASSKGKRSGEARDKNNAVKGNTERSEEAEKKSAIERARRLKELEEEISKPVSPPTPHDSQPNIQVPDRLLQSHVEKLPRTKDLKCFEVSDGNSDLECQPKEGSSIRCKDLSASVQLNGPEGGSKLDLKETVASHFSVFGVFSLWHITHRNNLKTILSSGILSNSGAFSEFQPTDISNHEVQKWRDRVDPFYNRAVHDYAPLYINVRNPMLYVKKHVQNELCLIEVSLSLLESSEFVFTDGNAASRDTKFYKDVKDLAFLPWDVIRASYWNDFPDGKRKRCSEVLVYPYVDPAHIVRIHCASMETLGVAKSYNCDAVISKNMFF; the protein is encoded by the coding sequence ATGGAGTGGATTATTGGTTTATTTGTTGTGTGGCTCATCGGGGAGATGACAGGCGCTTCGTCGAAAGGAAAAAGAAGCGGTGAGGCGAGGGACAAAAATAATGCGGTAAAAGGTAATACTGAGCGTTCAGAAGAAGCAGAAAAGAAGAGTGCTATAGAGAGAGCACGAAGGCTAAAGGAGCTTGAGGAGGAGATTTCGAAGCCTGTTAGTCCTCCTACCCCACATGATTCGCAGCCAAATATACAGGTTCCTGATAGGCTGTTGCAATCTCATGTTGAGAAGCTTCCGCGAACAAAGGATTTAAAATGTTTTGAGGTTTCGGATGGAAATAGCGATTTAGAGTGTCAACCCAAGGAAGGTTCCAGCATCCGCTGCAAAGATCTTTCTGCCTCTGTTCAGTTGAACGGACCCGAAGGTGGGAGCAAACTCGATTTAAAAGAAACCGTCGCTTCACATTTTAGTGTGTTCGGAGTTTTCTCGCTGTGGCACATAACGCACCGCAATAATCTTAAAACAATTCTTAGTAGCGGAATTTTGAGCAACAGCGGGGCATTTTCTGAATTTCAACCAACTGATATCTCTAATCACGAAGTTCAAAAATGGAGAGATAGGGTTGACCCGTTTTACAATAGGGCCGTCCATGACTACGCTCCGCTGTATATAAATGTCAGAAATCCAATGCTGTATGTCAAAAAGCATGTGCAAAACGAGCTATGCCTGATTGAAGTGTCGCTTTCTCTGCTTGAGAGTAGTGAGTTCGTATTTACGGATGGAAATGCAGCTTCACGCGATACTAAATTCTATAAAGACGTTAAGGATCTCGCTTTTCTTCCTTGGGATGTGATAAGAGCGTCGTACTGGAACGACTTTCCAGATGGGAAGCGAAAACGCTGCTCCGAGGTTTTGGTATATCCGTACGTGGATCCAGCGCACATTGTGAGAATTCATTGCGCATCGATGGAGACGCTTGGGGTCGCAAAGAGCTACAACTGCGACGCAGTGATATCTAAGAATATGTTCTTTTAG
- the thpR gene encoding RNA 2',3'-cyclic phosphodiesterase — MKPDPAATGKTSRVFFALWPGARVARRLHELGAEAHAECAGRRTRCETLHLTLAFIGDVSPQRLADLIAVGNCVEATPFTLRLDCLGGWRHNRIVWAGAQICPAPLAGLVERLNGALEAAGFAVERRPFAPHVTLLRKAHTQVSARCVEPIDWRVGGFALVESLQTSAGAHYRTLREWRAGEGEGDRCAGKSG, encoded by the coding sequence ATGAAACCTGATCCCGCTGCGACGGGAAAAACTTCACGCGTATTCTTCGCGCTGTGGCCGGGCGCCCGCGTCGCGAGGCGCCTGCATGAACTCGGCGCCGAGGCGCACGCGGAATGTGCCGGGCGCCGGACGCGATGCGAGACGCTGCACCTGACGCTCGCGTTCATCGGCGACGTGTCGCCGCAGCGCCTCGCCGACCTGATCGCGGTCGGGAATTGCGTCGAGGCGACCCCGTTCACGCTGCGGCTGGACTGCCTCGGTGGCTGGCGCCACAACCGCATCGTCTGGGCCGGCGCGCAGATCTGTCCCGCGCCGCTGGCCGGACTCGTCGAGCGACTCAACGGCGCGCTTGAAGCCGCCGGTTTTGCCGTCGAGCGGCGCCCGTTCGCGCCGCACGTGACGCTGCTGCGCAAGGCGCATACGCAGGTTTCCGCGCGCTGCGTGGAACCGATCGACTGGCGCGTGGGCGGCTTCGCCCTCGTCGAGTCCTTGCAGACCAGCGCCGGCGCACATTATCGGACGCTCAGGGAATGGCGAGCCGGAGAGGGCGAGGGCGACCGGTGCGCCGGGAAAAGCGGCTGA
- a CDS encoding macro domain-containing protein codes for MGVIVISGNIFTSKCQTIVNTINCVGVMGAGIALEVRLRYPDLYEKYVKLCTEKKIDIGLLWVYKAPDRWVLNFPTKRHWKYPSKLEYLHAGLKKFVETYEDREVKSIAFPLLGADKGGIAQDVSLEIMLGYLSELNIDIEIYKYDALAKDDLFERVKSWLLSQDPGVIAEVAGVRRNYVERLIEAVCDPKIVQLNQIAKIDGIGIKTLEGVFKLARSVPIATESAMPGQQSLL; via the coding sequence ATGGGCGTTATTGTAATAAGCGGAAATATATTCACAAGCAAATGCCAAACTATCGTAAACACGATTAATTGCGTCGGTGTAATGGGTGCTGGCATTGCGCTAGAGGTTAGACTGCGTTATCCGGATTTGTACGAGAAGTATGTAAAGTTGTGTACGGAAAAGAAAATAGATATCGGTTTGCTCTGGGTGTACAAGGCGCCGGATAGATGGGTTCTAAATTTTCCTACGAAGCGTCATTGGAAGTATCCGTCTAAGTTGGAGTATTTGCATGCGGGTTTGAAAAAGTTTGTTGAAACTTACGAGGACCGTGAGGTGAAGTCTATTGCATTCCCTTTGCTTGGAGCCGATAAGGGCGGCATAGCGCAAGATGTCAGTCTGGAGATAATGCTAGGTTATTTGAGCGAACTCAACATTGATATTGAGATATACAAATACGATGCATTGGCTAAGGATGACCTCTTTGAGAGGGTGAAGTCGTGGTTGCTGTCACAGGACCCGGGAGTAATTGCGGAGGTCGCAGGGGTACGAAGGAATTATGTAGAGAGGCTGATTGAGGCTGTTTGTGACCCGAAAATTGTTCAGCTAAATCAGATCGCAAAAATAGACGGAATTGGTATCAAGACCCTTGAGGGAGTATTCAAGTTGGCGCGAAGCGTGCCTATTGCGACTGAATCGGCTATGCCTGGTCAGCAGTCACTACTCTGA
- the ssb gene encoding single-stranded DNA-binding protein, whose protein sequence is MASVNKVLLVGKLGADPELRLSAGGEAVCTLRLATTERYRDRNGEQKEATEWHRVALFGRLAEVAGEYLRKGAAVFVEGSVRTRKWQDAGGQDRYTTEVVGQEMKMLGRAAQGGDNQEPRKETAASSRVAAPKAPRNKPDFGVFDELDVPF, encoded by the coding sequence ATGGCGTCAGTGAACAAGGTGTTGTTGGTCGGCAAACTCGGCGCAGACCCGGAGCTTAGGCTTAGCGCAGGCGGCGAGGCGGTGTGCACGCTGCGATTGGCGACGACAGAGCGGTACCGGGACCGCAACGGGGAGCAGAAGGAGGCGACGGAGTGGCACCGGGTGGCGCTATTCGGGCGCCTGGCCGAAGTCGCCGGCGAGTATCTGCGCAAGGGCGCGGCAGTGTTTGTCGAGGGCAGCGTCAGAACGCGCAAGTGGCAGGACGCGGGCGGGCAGGACCGCTACACGACTGAAGTTGTCGGACAGGAGATGAAGATGCTCGGTCGGGCAGCGCAAGGGGGTGACAATCAGGAACCAAGGAAGGAGACGGCAGCCTCCTCGCGCGTAGCGGCGCCCAAGGCCCCGCGTAACAAGCCCGATTTCGGCGTATTCGACGAATTGGATGTGCCGTTCTGA
- a CDS encoding aminoacyl-tRNA deacylase: MAIASKLQEYMSEHGLRYDVLTHPHSHNSMETAQLARVPGNCLAKSVVLEDDDGFLMAVLPSTQHVQLGWLSKAMQSNLRLASEDELSALFADCEPGAVPPVGSAYGMRMVVDDTLAEQPEIYFEGGDHEKLIQMSGEDFMRMMEEAKHIRFGEHYWRH; the protein is encoded by the coding sequence ATGGCAATCGCATCAAAACTCCAGGAGTACATGAGCGAACACGGCTTGCGGTACGACGTCCTGACGCATCCGCATTCCCACAACAGCATGGAAACCGCCCAGCTGGCGCGGGTACCCGGCAATTGCCTGGCGAAATCGGTCGTGCTCGAAGACGATGACGGCTTCCTGATGGCCGTGTTGCCGTCCACCCAGCACGTGCAGCTCGGCTGGCTCAGCAAGGCGATGCAGAGCAACTTGCGCCTGGCGTCCGAGGACGAACTGTCCGCCCTGTTCGCCGATTGCGAACCGGGCGCGGTCCCGCCCGTCGGCAGCGCGTATGGCATGCGGATGGTCGTCGACGACACCTTGGCCGAGCAGCCGGAGATCTACTTCGAGGGTGGCGATCACGAGAAGCTGATCCAGATGAGTGGAGAGGATTTCATGAGGATGATGGAAGAGGCGAAGCACATCCGGTTCGGCGAGCATTACTGGCGGCATTGA
- a CDS encoding IS66 family transposase: MRGLAESTDRRAAGIGTEMAGILKRLQAAVYAARATSPPLPQCHAADIAQLRRLCERHRDDPHAVVGSLAREFLNDWDVILRPLDEPHLPLTNNAAEQALRHWVIARRISHGTRSATGSRAFALLASVIDTCRRRGACAWRFLGAVIHAARRGLALPSLPTAAA; the protein is encoded by the coding sequence GTGCGCGGCCTGGCCGAATCGACCGACCGACGCGCAGCGGGGATCGGCACCGAGATGGCCGGGATCCTGAAGCGATTGCAGGCAGCGGTGTACGCCGCACGGGCCACCTCGCCACCGCTCCCGCAATGTCATGCAGCCGACATTGCGCAGTTACGCCGGCTGTGTGAACGCCACCGCGACGACCCCCATGCGGTGGTGGGCAGTCTCGCCCGCGAATTCCTCAACGACTGGGACGTGATTCTGCGCCCGCTCGACGAGCCGCACCTGCCGCTGACGAACAACGCGGCCGAGCAGGCGCTGCGCCACTGGGTGATTGCACGCCGCATCAGCCACGGCACGCGATCGGCCACCGGCTCGCGCGCCTTTGCCCTGCTGGCCAGCGTGATCGACACCTGCCGACGCCGCGGGGCCTGCGCCTGGCGTTTCCTGGGGGCCGTCATTCACGCCGCACGTCGGGGTCTCGCACTGCCGTCCTTGCCGACGGCTGCGGCATAG
- a CDS encoding glutathione S-transferase family protein — protein sequence MALCFYYGAGSPYAWRVWLALEHKHLRYELKALSFDAGDLKKPEYTAINPRQKVPAIVDDGLALYESAAILEYLDERYDETPLLFPGDIRQRALIRRMVREADQYLANPLEELVASVLYTPKAEWQQETIARSRDAFTRELGLWETMIAGDTLAGELSAADFTLYPLIALALRIEKRKPDVEIGARIGPRLAAWMKRVEALPYFARTWPAHWA from the coding sequence ATGGCTCTTTGTTTCTACTACGGCGCCGGTTCGCCTTATGCTTGGCGCGTCTGGCTGGCACTCGAACACAAGCATCTGCGGTACGAACTCAAGGCGTTGTCGTTCGATGCGGGAGACCTGAAAAAACCCGAGTACACGGCGATCAACCCGCGCCAGAAAGTACCGGCAATCGTCGATGACGGGCTCGCTCTCTATGAGTCGGCGGCGATCCTCGAATATCTCGACGAACGTTACGACGAAACGCCGCTGCTGTTTCCGGGCGACATCCGGCAACGCGCGCTGATCCGCCGCATGGTCCGCGAAGCCGACCAGTATCTGGCGAACCCGCTGGAAGAACTCGTCGCAAGTGTGCTCTATACGCCGAAAGCGGAATGGCAGCAGGAAACGATCGCACGCTCGCGCGACGCCTTCACGCGCGAACTCGGCCTGTGGGAAACGATGATCGCGGGCGACACGCTGGCGGGCGAACTGTCCGCGGCGGACTTCACGCTCTACCCGTTGATTGCGCTGGCGCTGCGAATCGAGAAGAGGAAGCCGGACGTGGAAATCGGCGCACGGATCGGCCCGCGGCTTGCAGCGTGGATGAAGCGGGTCGAAGCGCTGCCATACTTCGCTCGCACCTGGCCGGCCCACTGGGCCTGA
- a CDS encoding DMT family transporter, giving the protein MKKRFASPYLLLTLTSLFWAGNMVIGRGLREAVPPMTLAFWRWTIAFALTLPFALPHLRAQWPRLKAHWRAVVVLGFIGVGCYNTFAYIALQYTTATSATLLNSFTPVATIALAFLLLGKRLTRLEAAGVVVSLVGVMIIVARGSLATLLGFSLNTGDLWMLLAVLTWGLYTVGLQWRPAGIDPMLMLAAFTAVGVAGLAPLYAWEIAGGRLIDPSPAAFAGILYTGIFPGFLGYVFFNAGVAAVGPSRASLFIHLMPVFTALLAAIFLGERPQPFHFAGIALVFAGIFLTTRKPAG; this is encoded by the coding sequence ATGAAAAAGCGCTTTGCCAGCCCCTATCTGCTCCTGACGCTGACTTCGCTGTTCTGGGCGGGCAACATGGTGATCGGCCGTGGCCTGCGCGAAGCCGTTCCGCCAATGACCCTCGCCTTCTGGCGCTGGACCATCGCATTCGCGCTGACGCTGCCGTTCGCGCTGCCCCATCTGCGCGCGCAATGGCCCCGCCTCAAGGCGCACTGGCGTGCGGTCGTCGTGCTCGGCTTCATCGGCGTCGGCTGCTACAACACCTTCGCGTACATCGCGCTTCAATACACCACCGCAACCAGCGCGACGCTGCTCAATTCGTTCACGCCGGTGGCGACGATTGCGCTGGCGTTCCTGCTGCTCGGCAAGCGGCTGACGCGCCTCGAAGCAGCCGGCGTCGTCGTGTCGCTCGTCGGCGTGATGATCATCGTCGCGCGCGGCAGCCTCGCGACGCTGCTCGGCTTCAGCCTCAACACCGGCGACCTGTGGATGCTGCTCGCGGTGCTGACCTGGGGCCTCTACACGGTCGGGCTGCAATGGCGGCCCGCCGGCATCGATCCGATGCTGATGCTCGCCGCCTTCACCGCCGTCGGCGTCGCGGGGCTCGCGCCGCTGTATGCGTGGGAGATCGCCGGGGGGAGGCTCATCGATCCGTCACCGGCAGCGTTCGCGGGCATTCTCTACACCGGCATCTTTCCCGGCTTTCTCGGCTACGTGTTCTTCAACGCCGGCGTTGCGGCAGTCGGGCCGAGCCGCGCGTCCCTGTTCATCCACCTGATGCCGGTGTTCACGGCGCTGCTCGCGGCGATCTTTCTCGGCGAGCGGCCGCAGCCGTTCCACTTCGCCGGAATCGCGCTGGTTTTCGCCGGCATTTTCCTGACGACGCGCAAACCCGCCGGCTGA
- a CDS encoding host attachment protein, whose translation MVITWILVANASLAKLYANLGPNKGLTLVKELIHPESRQKNSELVTDRSGSMASVGNGQGSRQPQTIPKTHEAKVFAQQLAQELYLGRAKNEFSRAIVFAPPAFMGMLNSVLDTPTAQLITDRFEKDYTKEPEPVLRERLGSCLFL comes from the coding sequence ATGGTTATAACCTGGATACTGGTTGCCAATGCCAGCCTGGCGAAGCTCTATGCAAACCTCGGTCCGAACAAGGGACTCACACTGGTGAAGGAACTGATCCATCCGGAAAGCCGACAGAAGAATTCCGAACTTGTGACCGACCGTTCCGGCAGCATGGCGTCGGTAGGCAACGGGCAAGGTTCGAGACAGCCGCAAACCATCCCCAAAACCCACGAAGCAAAGGTGTTCGCGCAACAACTTGCGCAGGAACTGTACCTAGGGCGAGCCAAGAACGAGTTCAGCCGTGCAATCGTATTCGCGCCGCCCGCCTTCATGGGCATGCTCAATTCGGTGCTCGACACGCCGACAGCGCAGCTGATCACCGATCGTTTCGAAAAGGACTACACGAAGGAACCCGAGCCCGTGCTGCGCGAGCGGCTGGGGTCGTGCCTGTTTCTCTGA
- a CDS encoding IS4 family transposase has translation MSWAADEFETIDLGDQRLNRRAVLLAERLAAQPTASIPAACGGWAETQAAYRLLSDDDIEWADILAPHLTQTHARMAAHPVVLCIQDTTELDFNGQAIEGLGPLSFEAQRGMYLHPTYAVSPAREPLGVLDAWMWAREPKADDGPRGGITESVRWIEGYERIAERAAELPDTRLVYVADREADIIALMMRARDLGCPADWLLRSQHNRALPGGDKLWASVRAGEPLGEIRFTIPSRKGQKARAVRQQVWSSRVTLKAGEGRVEATCVIAFEIGAPAGVKPIEWRLLSNREAAGFEAATELIDWYRARWEIELFFHVLKNGCKVEALQLATMPRLERALTLFMVVSWRIARLMGLGRTCPELEAELLFERDEWEAAFILNKRRPPETPPPLNEVIRLVAMLGGFLARKGDGEPGVKTIWTGLQRVMDFAAGLKYARGDHDDD, from the coding sequence ATGAGCTGGGCTGCCGACGAATTTGAAACCATCGACCTGGGCGACCAACGCCTGAACCGACGTGCCGTGTTGCTGGCCGAACGGCTGGCGGCGCAGCCGACGGCCAGCATTCCTGCGGCCTGTGGCGGCTGGGCGGAGACGCAGGCGGCGTACCGGTTGCTGTCGGATGACGACATCGAATGGGCCGACATCCTGGCGCCGCATCTGACGCAAACCCACGCGCGCATGGCGGCCCACCCGGTCGTGTTGTGCATCCAGGACACGACCGAACTCGACTTCAATGGCCAGGCGATCGAAGGACTGGGACCGCTGTCGTTTGAAGCGCAGCGCGGGATGTATCTGCACCCGACCTACGCCGTGTCGCCTGCGCGCGAGCCCTTGGGCGTGCTCGACGCGTGGATGTGGGCGCGCGAACCCAAGGCCGACGATGGCCCACGCGGCGGCATCACCGAGAGCGTGCGCTGGATCGAAGGCTACGAGCGCATCGCCGAACGGGCGGCCGAGTTGCCCGACACCCGCTTGGTGTATGTCGCGGATCGTGAGGCCGATATCATCGCCTTGATGATGCGTGCCCGCGATCTCGGCTGTCCGGCCGACTGGCTGCTGCGTTCGCAGCACAACCGTGCGCTGCCCGGCGGCGACAAACTCTGGGCCAGCGTCAGGGCCGGTGAGCCGCTCGGTGAAATCCGCTTCACGATCCCTTCTCGCAAAGGGCAGAAGGCGCGCGCGGTGCGACAGCAGGTGTGGTCGTCGCGCGTCACGTTGAAAGCGGGGGAAGGTCGCGTCGAGGCGACCTGCGTCATCGCCTTTGAGATCGGCGCACCAGCGGGCGTGAAGCCGATCGAGTGGCGGCTGCTGAGCAATCGCGAGGCGGCCGGCTTCGAAGCGGCGACTGAACTGATCGACTGGTATCGGGCGCGGTGGGAGATCGAGTTGTTCTTCCACGTGCTCAAGAACGGCTGCAAGGTCGAGGCGCTGCAACTGGCGACGATGCCGCGCCTGGAGCGGGCGCTGACGCTGTTCATGGTGGTGTCGTGGCGCATCGCCCGGCTGATGGGGCTGGGGCGCACGTGCCCCGAGCTGGAAGCCGAGTTGCTGTTCGAACGCGACGAATGGGAGGCTGCCTTCATCCTCAACAAGCGCCGTCCGCCCGAAACGCCGCCGCCGCTCAACGAAGTGATCCGGCTGGTGGCGATGCTCGGCGGCTTTCTCGCGCGCAAGGGCGATGGCGAGCCCGGCGTGAAGACGATCTGGACCGGCCTTCAGCGCGTCATGGACTTCGCGGCAGGGCTCAAATACGCGCGCGGCGATCATGATGACGATTGA
- a CDS encoding zinc-dependent peptidase, giving the protein MLNFLRKWRKARRLAAIRVPDALWTGVEKKLPFLDYLEPADCERLRQLAREFLAEKQFHGAHGMALTDQVMLAIALQACLPILHVGLDAYRGWVGVVVYPGDFVIPRHETDDAGVVHEYDDEVLGEAWEGGPVLVSWHREGEGPEGVNVVIHEFAHKLDMQNGDVDGLPLLPRGMSRAAWANVFTDAYRRFCGQVDAGEETLLDPYGTDSPGEFFAVASEAFFETPCLLEQELPRVYEQLSRFYRLDLAAGERRVRDERRRHCGVQPRTVDGSGSGRS; this is encoded by the coding sequence ATGCTGAATTTCCTGCGCAAATGGCGGAAGGCACGCCGGCTGGCCGCGATACGGGTGCCGGACGCGTTATGGACCGGCGTCGAGAAGAAGCTGCCATTTCTCGACTATCTTGAACCTGCCGACTGCGAGCGCCTGCGGCAGCTCGCGCGCGAGTTCCTCGCGGAAAAGCAGTTCCACGGCGCCCACGGCATGGCACTCACCGACCAGGTGATGCTCGCGATCGCCCTCCAGGCCTGCCTGCCGATCCTGCACGTCGGTCTCGATGCCTACCGCGGCTGGGTCGGCGTCGTCGTCTATCCCGGCGATTTCGTGATTCCGCGGCATGAAACGGACGACGCCGGCGTCGTGCACGAATACGACGACGAAGTCCTCGGTGAAGCGTGGGAAGGCGGCCCGGTGCTCGTGTCGTGGCATCGCGAGGGCGAAGGGCCGGAAGGCGTAAACGTCGTCATCCACGAGTTCGCACACAAGCTGGACATGCAGAACGGCGACGTCGACGGCTTGCCGCTGCTGCCGCGAGGCATGAGCAGAGCGGCCTGGGCCAACGTGTTCACCGACGCCTACCGGCGTTTTTGCGGACAGGTCGACGCGGGCGAGGAAACGCTGCTCGACCCGTATGGCACCGACAGTCCGGGCGAGTTCTTCGCGGTCGCCTCCGAAGCGTTCTTCGAGACCCCCTGCCTTCTCGAGCAGGAACTTCCCCGCGTGTACGAACAGCTGTCGCGCTTCTACAGGCTGGACCTCGCCGCCGGCGAGCGCCGCGTCCGCGACGAACGGCGACGCCATTGCGGGGTCCAGCCACGCACCGTCGATGGGTCCGGTTCCGGTCGATCATGA
- a CDS encoding RelA/SpoT family protein — protein sequence MVSVTHAISQNDAVPPVELLADGLGADDRALIEKALELAEGVYENHVLGTGESVWTHAIGMALIAASLRLDVETRVAALLFAVGDYVEDPIETVTARFGEGVARLVEGLRKLNGLRLLTRMTATATAPEIRAQTEVLRKMLLAMVEDIRVVLLRLASRTQTLRYFTEQKGEVRTDVARESLDIYAPLANRLGVWQLKWELEDLSFRFLEPETYKRIAKMLDERRVERENFIQEAIERLKREIAAVGIKAEVYGRPKHIYSIYNKMRAKRLDFSQVYDIRALRVLVDSVRDCYTVLGIVNQIWQPIGQEFDDYITKPKGNNYQSLHTAVLAGDGRAVEVQIRTHDMHKHAELGVAAHWRYKEGKGHGGDYDEKIALLRSLLSWRDEIADSADWVEKFKRASLDDAIYVLTPQGKVVDLPRGATPIDFAYRLHTDLGHHCRGAKVDGHLVPLNTRLENGQTVEITAAKEGGPSRDWLNATQGYVATGRARTKIKQYFNQLEENELLARGRSVITKEMQREGQSQANIDEIAGKLGFKNAESMFVAAGRGEVGPRAVHLALRDTGEPAPEAADSGMVIGQSRAGDSSDKILIVGVGKLLTSLGRCCKPAPPDAIEGFVTRGRGISIHRVDCRDFQRLAKSHAERVIKADWGEQAYNNRQSVFPVDIAVQAADRQGLLRDISEVLSREKLNVIAVNTLTKKGVAYMRFTMEVGGVAQVQRAITLIREVPDVIDAQRR from the coding sequence ATGGTCTCCGTCACGCATGCCATTTCACAGAACGACGCTGTTCCGCCGGTCGAGTTGCTCGCCGATGGTCTGGGCGCCGACGATCGCGCACTGATCGAAAAAGCCCTCGAACTGGCCGAGGGCGTCTACGAAAACCACGTGCTCGGCACCGGCGAGTCGGTGTGGACCCACGCGATAGGGATGGCGCTGATCGCCGCGTCGCTGCGGCTCGACGTCGAAACGCGCGTGGCCGCATTACTGTTCGCCGTCGGCGACTACGTCGAGGACCCGATCGAGACGGTGACGGCGCGCTTCGGCGAGGGGGTCGCGCGTCTCGTCGAGGGCCTGCGCAAACTCAACGGCCTGCGCCTGCTCACACGCATGACGGCGACCGCGACGGCACCGGAGATCCGCGCGCAGACCGAAGTGCTGCGCAAGATGCTGCTGGCGATGGTCGAGGACATCCGCGTCGTGTTGCTGCGGCTTGCGTCCCGCACGCAGACGCTGCGTTATTTCACCGAACAGAAAGGCGAAGTCCGCACCGACGTCGCGCGCGAGAGCCTCGACATCTATGCCCCGCTGGCGAACCGGCTCGGCGTGTGGCAGCTGAAGTGGGAGCTGGAAGACCTGTCGTTCCGCTTCCTCGAGCCAGAGACTTACAAACGGATCGCGAAGATGCTCGACGAGCGTCGCGTCGAGCGCGAGAACTTCATCCAGGAAGCGATCGAACGGCTCAAGCGCGAAATCGCCGCGGTCGGCATCAAGGCCGAGGTGTATGGGCGGCCGAAGCACATCTACAGCATCTACAACAAGATGCGCGCGAAGCGGCTCGACTTCTCGCAGGTGTACGACATCCGCGCGCTGCGGGTGCTGGTCGACAGCGTGCGCGACTGTTACACGGTGCTGGGCATCGTGAACCAGATCTGGCAGCCGATCGGCCAGGAGTTCGACGACTACATCACGAAGCCGAAGGGCAACAACTACCAGTCGCTGCACACCGCGGTGCTCGCCGGCGATGGTCGCGCAGTCGAAGTGCAGATCCGCACGCACGACATGCACAAGCATGCTGAACTCGGGGTCGCGGCACACTGGCGCTACAAGGAAGGCAAGGGGCACGGCGGCGATTACGACGAGAAAATCGCACTGCTGCGCAGCCTGCTGTCGTGGCGCGACGAGATTGCAGATTCGGCCGACTGGGTCGAGAAGTTCAAGCGCGCCTCGCTCGACGACGCGATCTACGTGCTGACGCCGCAGGGCAAGGTCGTCGATCTGCCGCGCGGTGCGACGCCGATCGATTTCGCGTACCGCCTGCACACCGACCTCGGCCACCACTGTCGCGGCGCCAAGGTCGACGGGCACCTGGTGCCGCTCAACACGCGGCTCGAGAACGGCCAGACGGTGGAGATCACCGCGGCGAAGGAGGGCGGTCCGTCGCGCGACTGGCTCAACGCCACGCAGGGCTATGTCGCGACGGGCCGCGCGCGCACCAAGATCAAGCAGTACTTCAATCAGCTCGAAGAGAACGAGCTGCTCGCGCGCGGGCGCAGTGTCATCACGAAGGAAATGCAGCGCGAGGGGCAATCCCAGGCCAACATCGACGAGATTGCGGGCAAGCTCGGCTTCAAGAACGCCGAGTCGATGTTCGTCGCGGCCGGCCGCGGCGAAGTGGGGCCGCGCGCGGTCCATCTCGCGCTGCGCGACACCGGGGAGCCCGCGCCGGAGGCGGCCGATTCCGGCATGGTGATCGGCCAGAGCCGCGCCGGTGATTCGAGCGACAAGATCCTGATCGTCGGAGTCGGCAAGCTCCTGACTTCGCTCGGACGCTGCTGCAAGCCGGCGCCGCCGGACGCGATCGAAGGGTTCGTCACGCGCGGTCGTGGCATCTCGATCCATCGCGTCGATTGCCGCGATTTCCAGCGCCTCGCGAAGAGCCACGCGGAGCGGGTGATCAAGGCGGACTGGGGCGAGCAGGCGTACAACAACCGCCAGTCGGTGTTTCCGGTCGACATCGCCGTGCAGGCGGCCGACCGCCAGGGCTTGCTGCGCGACATCTCCGAAGTGCTGTCGCGCGAAAAGCTCAACGTCATCGCGGTCAATACGCTGACAAAGAAGGGGGTGGCGTACATGCGCTTCACGATGGAAGTCGGCGGCGTCGCGCAAGTGCAGCGCGCGATCACGCTGATCCGCGAAGTGCCCGACGTCATCGACGCGCAACGCAGGTAG